The window AAACAGAATAAGGAGTGGAGCGAGGATAATCTGTTCCAGCTTCAATGCAATAAATTCGAACGGATTGTCACTCACATTCAACAGCCGCAGGTTCACGGTCAGTATGGCATAGGAGAACTGCTCTAGGGAAGCTACTAATAAGCCGCACGACAATATTTCCAGCGGATGCAGCGTCTTCCGTAGAACAGGAATCAATGCGATGCCGATCATGCTGATAAAAAAAGCGATAAGGAGAGTCGGCATTACAGGGTCCCCTTTCAGGTTGCGATTATCTTCTTACCATGCTCCAATTAATGGGGAAATATGTAACTTCGCGGTGTAGAGAGCTCAGGGTGCTTTTGGTTTTTGTAGGTTTTGTCGGGTGACAAGAACATAGTCCGATGAAGTTTAAATCGGCTGGTATGGATAAAGTTATCCAAGAAGCTCAGAAACAGTATAATGAATGGAAGAAGTCGAATAAATAAGGCTAGATACGTCAGGTTTCTGTCTCCGACAGCTCTTGGCTAAACGAAATAAACTCACGCATAGCATATGAGACGTAGTGATCCTTCGGCCAAATAATAACTAGATTCCAGGGAATAGAAGGCTCTGTTAAAGGTAACGTAAGTACTTCGGGACAAGTGATTTTACTGCAAATCGTCTCGGGTATGATGGAGATACCTGCATTCGAAGCAACCATTTCAGCCAAAAGGTCCCACTGCGAGCTTTCGTAGACAACGGAAGGATCGAATCCAACGGATCGACAGGCATGAATGACATGGTTTCGAACGGCATAGCCGCTTGGGAACAGGATAAAGGGTTCATTTCTAAGCTGCAAAAGAGATACGCTGGATTGCTCAGCTAGTGGATGAGAACGATGGATGATGAGCGCTAATTTTTGAAAGAGAAAAGGCAAGGTTTCAAAGTTAGACGTGTCTACAGGCCCAACCACAACTCCGAGATCAAGCTTTCGATTTTGCACAAGGTTTTCTACATTTTTAGCGCCTTCTTCGACAAGTTGGAAATGGATATTCGGATGTTTAATTTGGAACTTTGCGATAACTCGTGTAAAGAAAACGGAACCAACTACTGGGGGCAACCCGATGGTAATGGTTCCTTTTTTTAGGTTGGAGACATCATCTAATAGGTGATGAAGATCTTGGACAGCCTGAACGATGACTTGAATTTGTTGAACGGCGATCTCTCCCGAGTCGGTCAATTGGACATACTTACCTGAACGATCAAATAAAGTAGCGCCTAGTTCTTCTTCTATATTTTTCACCATTTTACTCAGTGTTGGTTGTGTGAGGTGAAGGGCTTCGGCCGCTTTGGTAAAATTCATATGTTTAGCAATTTCAAGCAGATAAGTTAACTGGCGTAAATCCAAAGGATCATCCCTCCCCGACCTATAACATTTTTTCATGATGGTCATTCCAAATATGAATTTTACCTCTTGAGAATCAGCATGTAAACTGAAATTAATCCAAATGTAATTTAAACGGTTTATTCATACCAGACAAGTTGGAAGCGCTTTACAAATGACATTAAAGGAGAACAAAACATGTTTATTGAGATTGTAGCGATTGTGTTATCCTTGGGCCTTCTAATGTTTTTTGCTTACAGAGGCTACCCAGTCATCGTGTTCGCACCTATTTTCACCTTGCTGGCTGTATTGATTTCGGGAATTGCTTTAATGCCAAGCTATACAGAAGTGTATATGGTGAACGCAGCGAATTATGTGAAAAACTTTTTCCCGATTTTCCTATTGGGAGCTGTGTTCGGTAAAGTGATGGAATTGAACGGTGCAGCATCCTCCATTGCGCAATCGTTAGTGAAGGCATTGGGATCCAAAAGAGCGATGCTTTCCGTAGTTCTTGCGTGTGGTATCTTAACGTACGGTGGTGTTTCTTTATTTGTGGTAGCGTTTGCAGTGTATCCTTTCGCTGTTTCGATCTTCCGAGAAGCCAATATTCCAAAAAGATTGATTCCCGGTACGATTGCTTTAGGAGCATTTACTTTTACAATGGATGCGCTTCCAGGTTCACCGCAAATTCAGAATATTATTCCTACAACTTATTTCGGAACGGATTCTTACGCGGCTCCAATCCTTGGTATTATCGGCGGCCTTATCGTATTTGGCTTAGGGCTGTTCTGGTTGGAACGCAGACGTAAACAAGCAGAAGCTGCTGGTGAAGGCTATGGTTTAGGACATAAGAATGAGCCTGAGGGGCTAGAGAATCAGAAGTATCCTAAGCTTTGGGTGTCCATCATTCCGTTAGTACTGGTCTTGGTATTTAACTATTTGCTGAGCAGAGGTTTCTTAACAGTAAACAACTGGTATTCAGCAGAACTTTTGAAAACGTTTAATATTGCCAACGTAAAAACGGTGTCGTCTTCCTGGGCGCTAATTGTGGCCTTATGCATTGGTATCCTGTCTGCGATATGCATTAATGCGCGTGTTGTTCAAAGTAAATTGGCAGCAGGCTTGACTGCTGCAGCAATGGGAGCGCTGCTTGCAATATTCAATACAGCATCAGAGGTTGGTTTCGGTAATGTTGTAAAAACCCTACCCGGATTCAAAGCTATCCAAGGTTGGATTCTAGGCTTAAGTTCTCATCCGCTTATCTCGGAAGCTATTTCTGTTAATGTGTTGGCAGGTGTAACGGGCTCAGCATCAGGAGGTCTATCCATCGCCTTGGAAGTCATGGGGAAACAATATTTGGCGGCAGCAAGCGCAGCAGGAATTAGCCCCGAATTGTTACACCGAATTGCTTCGATGGCTTCAGGAGGGATGGATACGCTCCCTCATAATGGTGCAGTTATCACACTCCTTGCCATTACAGGTCTCACACATCGACAATCGTACAAGGATATCTTCGCAATTACGGTTATCAAAACAGCAGCGGTTCTAGTGCTCGCGATCATTTTATCGATTTTTTAAAAGTTAAAGATGGAGGTATGCGCAATGACTAGGTTCT is drawn from Paenibacillus sp. V4I7 and contains these coding sequences:
- a CDS encoding DUF3502 domain-containing protein, which codes for MKFKSAGMDKVIQEAQKQYNEWKKSNK
- a CDS encoding LysR family transcriptional regulator translates to MDLRQLTYLLEIAKHMNFTKAAEALHLTQPTLSKMVKNIEEELGATLFDRSGKYVQLTDSGEIAVQQIQVIVQAVQDLHHLLDDVSNLKKGTITIGLPPVVGSVFFTRVIAKFQIKHPNIHFQLVEEGAKNVENLVQNRKLDLGVVVGPVDTSNFETLPFLFQKLALIIHRSHPLAEQSSVSLLQLRNEPFILFPSGYAVRNHVIHACRSVGFDPSVVYESSQWDLLAEMVASNAGISIIPETICSKITCPEVLTLPLTEPSIPWNLVIIWPKDHYVSYAMREFISFSQELSETET
- a CDS encoding GntP family permease; this encodes MFIEIVAIVLSLGLLMFFAYRGYPVIVFAPIFTLLAVLISGIALMPSYTEVYMVNAANYVKNFFPIFLLGAVFGKVMELNGAASSIAQSLVKALGSKRAMLSVVLACGILTYGGVSLFVVAFAVYPFAVSIFREANIPKRLIPGTIALGAFTFTMDALPGSPQIQNIIPTTYFGTDSYAAPILGIIGGLIVFGLGLFWLERRRKQAEAAGEGYGLGHKNEPEGLENQKYPKLWVSIIPLVLVLVFNYLLSRGFLTVNNWYSAELLKTFNIANVKTVSSSWALIVALCIGILSAICINARVVQSKLAAGLTAAAMGALLAIFNTASEVGFGNVVKTLPGFKAIQGWILGLSSHPLISEAISVNVLAGVTGSASGGLSIALEVMGKQYLAAASAAGISPELLHRIASMASGGMDTLPHNGAVITLLAITGLTHRQSYKDIFAITVIKTAAVLVLAIILSIF